One genomic window of Desulfuromonas acetoxidans DSM 684 includes the following:
- the cysS gene encoding cysteine--tRNA ligase — MSLRVYNTLSGNKELFEPRVPGKVGMYVCGVTVYDYCHIGHARANIVFDIVYRYLKYSDYDVTYVRNYTDVDDKIINRANERGITSQQLSEEFIQAFDEDMARLGLDLPTVQPKATEHIDHIIALVERLIANGKAYASDGDVYFAVESFDSYLKLSKRNLDEMQAGARIAPGEKKRNPMDFALWKAAKPGEPSWESPWGKGRPGWHIECSAMGMEYLGESFDIHGGGKDLVFPHHENEIAQSEAATGQPFVKYWLHNGFVNVNQEKMSKSLGNFFTIRDILKTYDPEVVRFFILSAHYRSPIDFSDQNLKEARLGLSRFYEGLQAAAEVLAECPPSDVEATDGAELTAKFREAMDDDFNTAQAIGYLFEGIRTMNRLMATKKFRKKADLVASVRSLYDTFLELGKVLGMFGSEPKAWLNQQRLSALADLDITVEEIDALIAERLQARQDKDFARSDAIRDELAEKGILLLDGAGGTDWKIR; from the coding sequence ATGAGTTTACGCGTTTATAATACCCTCAGTGGCAATAAAGAACTGTTTGAACCCCGTGTGCCCGGTAAGGTTGGCATGTATGTATGTGGTGTCACCGTCTATGATTACTGTCATATCGGCCACGCCCGCGCCAATATTGTCTTTGATATCGTCTATCGCTACCTGAAGTACAGTGATTACGATGTGACCTACGTGCGCAATTACACCGATGTCGATGATAAGATCATCAACCGCGCCAACGAACGAGGCATCACCAGCCAGCAGTTGTCTGAAGAGTTTATCCAGGCGTTTGATGAGGATATGGCTCGACTGGGACTCGATCTGCCGACGGTGCAGCCCAAGGCCACCGAACATATTGACCACATCATTGCTCTGGTCGAGCGGCTGATTGCCAATGGCAAAGCCTATGCCAGTGACGGCGATGTCTATTTTGCTGTGGAAAGCTTTGACAGTTATCTCAAGCTGAGTAAACGCAATCTCGACGAGATGCAGGCCGGTGCGCGCATCGCGCCCGGCGAGAAAAAACGCAACCCCATGGACTTTGCTCTGTGGAAAGCGGCCAAGCCAGGAGAACCTTCCTGGGAGTCACCGTGGGGCAAAGGGCGTCCCGGCTGGCACATTGAGTGCTCGGCCATGGGCATGGAATATCTCGGCGAATCGTTCGATATTCACGGCGGCGGTAAAGATCTGGTGTTCCCTCATCATGAAAATGAGATCGCCCAGAGCGAGGCCGCCACGGGCCAGCCGTTTGTCAAATACTGGCTGCACAACGGATTCGTCAATGTCAATCAGGAGAAGATGAGTAAATCGCTGGGCAACTTTTTCACGATCCGCGATATCCTCAAAACTTACGATCCTGAAGTGGTGCGTTTCTTTATCCTGTCGGCGCACTATCGGTCGCCGATTGACTTTTCCGACCAGAACCTTAAAGAAGCGCGTCTAGGCTTGTCCCGTTTTTACGAAGGACTGCAGGCGGCGGCCGAGGTGTTGGCCGAGTGCCCGCCGAGTGATGTTGAAGCCACAGATGGCGCGGAATTGACGGCTAAATTCCGCGAGGCCATGGACGATGATTTCAATACCGCCCAGGCAATTGGCTATCTGTTTGAAGGCATCCGCACCATGAATCGGCTGATGGCCACCAAGAAGTTTCGCAAGAAAGCCGACCTGGTTGCTTCAGTCCGCTCCCTGTACGACACCTTCCTTGAACTGGGTAAGGTGCTGGGGATGTTCGGTTCCGAGCCAAAGGCGTGGTTGAACCAGCAACGCCTGTCCGCGCTGGCCGATCTGGATATCACCGTCGAGGAGATTGACGCGTTGATTGCCGAGCGGCTCCAGGCCCGTCAGGATAAGGATTTTGCCCGTTCTGATGCCATTCGCGACGAATTGGCGGAAAAAGGGATCCTGTTGCTGGATGGTGCCGGGGGCACCGATTGGAAGATTAGATAA
- a CDS encoding glutamine--tRNA ligase/YqeY domain fusion protein, whose amino-acid sequence MSTEVTETQPKDFIRNIIAEDLANNKHDGRLATRFPPEPNGYLHIGHAKSICLNFGVAEEMGGVCHLRFDDTNPIKEETEFIDAIKEDVQWLGFDWGEHEYYASNYFEQLYAFAVQLIKAGKAYVDDLTGEQMRELRGTLTEPGQNSPYRDRSVEENLDLFERMRNGEFQDGEKVLRAKIDMAAPNMNLRDPAMYRILKAHHHRTGDAWCIYPMYDFAHGQSDSIEKVTHSICTLEFADHRPLYDWFIEQLDIFAPRQYEFARLNLGYTVMSKRKLQQLVAEKHVSGWDDPRMPTLVGMRRRGFPAKAIRSFCERIGVGKSDSWIDMSVLEDCVREELNEEAPRAMCVLNPLKVVITDYPEGQEEIFSAPIHPQKPEMGQRQIPFSREVYIDRDDFMEDPPKKFFRLGPGREVRLRYGYVIKCEEVIYNDAGEVVELRCSHDAETLGKKPEGRKVKGIIHWVSAERALPVEVRQYDRLFNVESPGASKEIDFRDEINPDSIKVLSPCYAEPGLALASIGEAYQFERLGYFCVDSRDSRSDALVFNRTVTLRDSWAKEK is encoded by the coding sequence ATGAGTACCGAGGTAACAGAGACACAGCCAAAAGATTTTATCCGCAATATCATTGCCGAAGATCTGGCCAATAACAAACATGATGGCCGTCTGGCCACCCGTTTCCCGCCGGAGCCCAACGGTTACCTGCATATCGGACACGCTAAATCGATCTGTCTCAACTTTGGTGTGGCCGAAGAAATGGGCGGGGTCTGTCATCTGCGTTTTGATGATACCAATCCGATCAAAGAGGAAACCGAGTTTATTGATGCCATTAAAGAGGATGTGCAGTGGCTTGGCTTTGACTGGGGCGAACACGAATATTACGCATCCAACTATTTCGAGCAACTCTACGCCTTTGCCGTGCAACTGATTAAGGCGGGCAAGGCCTATGTTGATGATCTCACCGGTGAGCAGATGCGCGAGTTGCGTGGGACCCTGACCGAGCCGGGGCAAAACAGCCCCTACCGTGACCGCAGTGTCGAAGAAAATCTCGACCTGTTCGAGCGGATGCGCAACGGTGAGTTTCAGGATGGCGAAAAGGTGCTGCGCGCCAAAATTGATATGGCTGCGCCCAATATGAATCTGCGTGACCCGGCCATGTACCGCATTCTTAAAGCGCATCACCATCGCACCGGCGATGCCTGGTGTATCTATCCCATGTACGACTTTGCCCATGGTCAGTCCGATTCCATCGAAAAAGTTACCCACTCCATCTGCACCCTGGAATTTGCCGATCACCGGCCGCTGTACGATTGGTTTATTGAACAACTGGACATTTTTGCCCCGCGCCAATACGAGTTTGCCCGCCTCAATCTCGGTTATACCGTGATGAGCAAGCGCAAGCTTCAGCAACTGGTGGCGGAAAAGCATGTGTCCGGGTGGGATGATCCGCGTATGCCGACTCTGGTCGGTATGCGGCGGCGTGGTTTTCCGGCCAAAGCGATCCGCTCCTTTTGTGAGCGGATCGGTGTCGGCAAGAGCGACAGCTGGATCGATATGAGTGTGCTGGAAGATTGTGTGCGTGAGGAACTCAATGAGGAAGCGCCGCGCGCTATGTGTGTGCTCAATCCCCTCAAGGTGGTGATCACCGATTATCCCGAGGGCCAAGAAGAGATTTTCAGCGCTCCGATCCACCCGCAAAAGCCGGAGATGGGCCAGCGGCAGATTCCGTTCAGTCGTGAAGTCTACATTGATCGTGACGATTTCATGGAAGATCCGCCCAAGAAGTTTTTCCGCCTCGGTCCCGGCCGCGAAGTGCGCCTGCGCTATGGTTACGTGATCAAGTGCGAAGAAGTCATCTACAACGATGCCGGCGAAGTGGTGGAACTGCGTTGCAGTCATGATGCCGAGACGTTGGGCAAGAAGCCGGAAGGACGCAAGGTCAAAGGGATCATTCACTGGGTGTCGGCTGAGCGGGCTTTGCCGGTGGAAGTGCGTCAATACGATCGGTTGTTCAACGTCGAGAGTCCAGGTGCCAGCAAAGAGATTGATTTTCGCGATGAGATCAATCCCGATTCCATAAAGGTGTTGTCGCCCTGTTATGCTGAACCGGGGCTGGCTCTGGCCAGTATCGGGGAAGCCTATCAATTTGAGCGCCTTGGTTACTTCTGTGTTGACAGTCGTGATTCACGCTCTGATGCCCTGGTCTTCAACCGTACCGTGACCCTGCGTGATTCGTGGGCCAAAGAAAAATAA
- the ispF gene encoding 2-C-methyl-D-erythritol 2,4-cyclodiphosphate synthase → MRIGHGYDVHRLVEERKLILGGVEVPHRLGLLGHSDADVLLHAICDAILGALAAGDIGRHFPDTDPQFKGISSLTLLQRVIELAASRGWRIGNLDTTIVAQRPKLAEYLPQMVDNIARACQVSPGQVNVKATTTEKLGFEGQQEGISAQAVVLLTQKIERNQGKVIAQL, encoded by the coding sequence ATTCGCATCGGGCATGGTTATGACGTGCATCGCCTTGTTGAAGAGCGCAAGCTGATTTTAGGCGGTGTGGAGGTTCCCCATCGTCTGGGTCTGTTGGGACATTCCGATGCCGATGTGTTGCTGCATGCGATTTGCGATGCCATTCTCGGTGCCCTGGCTGCCGGGGATATCGGCCGGCATTTTCCCGATACCGATCCACAATTTAAAGGTATTTCCAGTCTGACTCTGTTACAAAGAGTGATTGAGCTGGCTGCGTCGCGCGGCTGGCGGATCGGTAATCTCGACACGACGATTGTTGCTCAGCGCCCTAAGCTGGCTGAGTATTTGCCACAAATGGTCGACAACATCGCCCGAGCCTGCCAGGTCAGTCCCGGCCAGGTGAATGTCAAAGCGACCACCACGGAAAAACTGGGTTTTGAAGGTCAACAGGAGGGGATATCGGCTCAGGCCGTGGTTCTCCTGACACAAAAGATAGAGCGCAACCAAGGAAAGGTCATCGCACAATTATGA